One Paenarthrobacter aurescens TC1 DNA window includes the following coding sequences:
- a CDS encoding hypothetical protein (identified by Glimmer2; putative) codes for MSSLSARLVAVGILLVSVSLYPAPSWAANSPSPGTGFTDRSISVGAEFTINPTTGMPSTNLTTASEDPNQYMADTHCRADGPDTKDPGCDALDCPATTPAGEEGTPVIWKEAPKAITNPGWTDWIPVSGPTCLYDPLPENVLANIAARILNDFRQLPVNPGNLEAQPFPHTLKGGPTNFYATAADQTFDLTILGQAVHLTATPTSYTYTYGDGTTLGPTPAAGYTIPETEWLNNQTRTSHTYTDTGNYQAAVTTSFTGTYSVNNGPPLPINGTLDITTPTKTIHVWKTEKALVADTCQENPNSWGCPGTETR; via the coding sequence ATGAGTTCTCTATCTGCCCGATTGGTAGCCGTGGGTATCTTACTCGTTTCGGTATCGCTTTACCCGGCGCCTTCATGGGCTGCCAACTCACCAAGCCCAGGCACCGGATTTACTGATCGCTCCATTTCGGTCGGCGCAGAGTTCACCATAAACCCAACGACGGGTATGCCTTCCACGAATCTAACCACCGCCTCCGAGGACCCCAATCAGTACATGGCCGACACCCACTGCCGCGCCGACGGCCCCGACACCAAAGACCCGGGCTGCGACGCCCTGGACTGCCCGGCAACCACACCCGCAGGCGAGGAAGGCACTCCGGTCATCTGGAAAGAAGCACCCAAAGCCATCACCAACCCCGGCTGGACAGACTGGATCCCCGTCAGCGGCCCCACCTGCCTCTACGACCCCCTACCCGAGAACGTCCTGGCCAACATCGCCGCCCGGATCCTCAACGACTTCCGCCAACTCCCCGTCAACCCCGGAAACCTCGAAGCCCAACCCTTCCCCCACACCCTCAAAGGCGGACCCACCAACTTCTACGCCACCGCCGCAGACCAAACCTTCGACCTCACCATCCTCGGCCAAGCAGTCCACCTGACCGCCACACCCACCAGCTACACCTACACCTACGGAGACGGCACCACCCTCGGACCCACACCCGCCGCCGGCTACACCATCCCCGAAACCGAATGGCTCAACAACCAAACCCGCACCAGCCACACCTACACCGACACCGGCAACTACCAAGCCGCCGTCACCACCAGCTTCACCGGCACTTACTCGGTCAACAACGGCCCACCACTACCCATCAACGGCACCCTGGACATCACCACACCCACCAAAACAATCCACGTCTGGAAAACAGAAAAAGCACTCGTCGCCGACACCTGCCAAGAAAACCCCAACTCCTGGGGCTGCCCCGGCACAGAAACCAGATAG
- a CDS encoding putative integral membrane protein — translation MTPVFYLRTSMQPRTLFRTVAFAEAVTWTLLLIGLFLKYVTRTTDVGVSIAGGIHGFVFLCYAATAAFTWINQKWSTRTGLLAIASAVIPYATIPMEKSLDRRGLLAGDWRLTAGGEAPRGGFEKAQAWVLRNPILAVVVTLVAVGAVFSFLLFMGPPGTWFS, via the coding sequence GTGACTCCCGTTTTCTACCTGAGGACTTCCATGCAGCCCCGCACTTTGTTCCGTACAGTCGCTTTTGCCGAGGCCGTGACATGGACGCTGTTGTTGATCGGGCTGTTCCTTAAGTACGTCACGCGCACCACCGACGTCGGTGTGAGCATTGCCGGAGGCATCCACGGTTTCGTGTTCCTTTGCTACGCGGCGACGGCTGCGTTCACGTGGATCAACCAGAAGTGGTCAACTCGAACGGGCTTGCTTGCTATCGCTTCCGCCGTCATCCCCTATGCCACCATCCCCATGGAGAAGTCTCTGGACCGCCGCGGCCTCCTCGCTGGCGACTGGCGCTTGACCGCTGGAGGAGAGGCACCCCGAGGCGGATTTGAGAAAGCCCAGGCCTGGGTTCTTCGGAACCCGATTCTTGCCGTAGTTGTCACCCTGGTCGCCGTGGGAGCAGTGTTCAGCTTCCTGCTGTTCATGGGTCCTCCAGGTACCTGGTTCTCCTAA
- a CDS encoding hypothetical protein (identified by Glimmer2; putative) — MRTWFRPAPRSKNLTPPPKQADGGTCFPPSACRSLGFRRIMSSMTALVPAGSTSHGPRITVEVPVLRVGAGTSDYEGLNRFVDSLRKPQSLHMTFLHVGILDDLGSDIVAWTKGLSAPEKVLPEIAGWLTELPVLQGFLGKSDKLIPLGGGRLMGLEVDVPQQVHDYQALLVQGLHVLFDDLGLDNIDDFILSSPALGYKSPRWLPHIAVGKARSRHESPMDIAPVAIEFGDSRIRNRETLPLP; from the coding sequence TTGCGAACCTGGTTCAGGCCCGCTCCAAGAAGTAAGAACCTGACACCCCCGCCAAAACAGGCCGACGGCGGAACTTGCTTCCCGCCGTCGGCCTGCCGCTCGCTTGGATTCCGGCGCATAATGTCATCCATGACGGCCCTCGTCCCCGCTGGAAGCACATCGCATGGACCCCGGATCACGGTGGAGGTGCCTGTCCTCCGCGTCGGGGCAGGGACATCAGACTACGAAGGATTGAACCGGTTCGTCGATTCCCTCCGCAAACCGCAGAGCCTCCACATGACCTTTCTGCATGTCGGCATTTTGGACGATCTCGGCAGCGACATCGTTGCGTGGACCAAGGGTCTGTCGGCGCCAGAGAAAGTGCTTCCCGAGATCGCCGGTTGGTTGACGGAGCTGCCGGTGTTGCAGGGCTTTTTGGGGAAATCGGACAAACTCATCCCTTTGGGCGGTGGGCGCCTTATGGGTCTCGAGGTTGACGTGCCGCAGCAGGTTCACGACTACCAGGCACTCTTGGTGCAAGGGCTACACGTACTTTTCGACGACCTCGGCCTCGACAACATTGACGACTTCATCCTGAGCTCGCCCGCGCTTGGTTACAAGTCACCGCGGTGGTTGCCCCATATCGCTGTAGGCAAGGCGAGATCCCGGCACGAGTCACCTATGGACATTGCTCCTGTGGCCATCGAGTTCGGCGACTCGCGCATCCGGAACCGGGAGACGCTGCCATTGCCGTAA
- a CDS encoding hypothetical protein (identified by Glimmer2; putative): MLQALASFGRSPRGPAQWTMLFTKKSLTEEGFTGFRPLDELDPMRIPQGPGIFMILRPADFEPAFLNKSTAGTFKKKDPSLKREALESEWITDASVLYIGKASAGSQGNRGLRKQIQEFMDYGRGRPTVVWDARLIWQLRDALDLIVAWKELPASDVNAAEAAYHADFVSAFGRLPFANLVQARSKK; encoded by the coding sequence TTGCTTCAGGCTTTGGCGTCTTTCGGCCGGTCGCCGCGTGGTCCCGCACAATGGACCATGCTCTTCACCAAAAAGTCGCTCACCGAGGAAGGGTTCACCGGCTTCCGGCCCCTCGACGAACTCGACCCCATGCGGATTCCCCAAGGACCCGGCATCTTCATGATCCTCCGCCCCGCGGATTTCGAGCCAGCGTTCCTAAACAAGAGCACTGCCGGGACGTTCAAGAAGAAGGACCCCTCGCTCAAGCGCGAAGCCCTGGAGTCCGAATGGATTACGGATGCTTCGGTGCTGTACATCGGCAAGGCCAGCGCCGGTAGCCAAGGCAACCGGGGGCTCCGCAAGCAGATACAAGAGTTCATGGACTACGGCCGCGGGCGGCCCACCGTCGTCTGGGACGCCCGGCTCATCTGGCAACTCCGCGATGCCCTGGACCTGATCGTTGCGTGGAAAGAACTCCCGGCATCCGACGTCAATGCCGCCGAGGCTGCCTACCACGCAGATTTCGTTTCTGCTTTCGGGCGGCTTCCGTTTGCGAACCTGGTTCAGGCCCGCTCCAAGAAGTAA
- a CDS encoding L-asparagine operon repressor (GntR family) (identified by match to protein family HMM PF00392; match to protein family HMM PF07729), translated as MTRSCDPCHIQNVNLSDSRTAGQQGPQGGHTPISRISAAEAVFAALRRAIEGGQFDIGTKLSSEATLAGQYGVSRSVIREALRSCNTLGLTVTKTGKGTFIVANKVANDLTLGQYSARDLNEARPHIEIPAAGLAAQRRTEEELEHLKDIVQEMLTENDPEAWVNLDASFHSAVARASGNRVFASVVSDIREALAHQSETLNLVADRQHRSDEEHVAVLNAIEAGDSEAASKAMAAHLQAVSVALDTILSK; from the coding sequence TTGACACGCTCTTGTGACCCGTGCCATATTCAAAACGTGAACCTGTCAGACAGCCGGACAGCCGGACAGCAAGGACCCCAGGGTGGGCATACGCCCATCTCACGCATCTCCGCAGCCGAAGCGGTCTTTGCGGCCCTCCGGCGTGCCATTGAGGGCGGCCAGTTCGATATCGGCACCAAGCTGAGCTCCGAAGCGACGCTGGCAGGCCAGTACGGCGTAAGCCGCTCCGTCATCAGGGAAGCACTGAGGTCCTGCAACACCTTGGGCCTTACGGTGACCAAGACAGGCAAGGGCACATTCATTGTGGCCAACAAGGTTGCTAACGACCTTACCTTGGGTCAGTACAGTGCGCGGGATCTTAACGAGGCACGCCCGCACATTGAGATTCCGGCAGCCGGACTCGCCGCCCAGCGCCGCACGGAGGAGGAACTGGAGCACCTCAAGGACATCGTCCAGGAAATGCTCACCGAGAACGATCCCGAAGCTTGGGTGAACCTGGACGCCAGCTTCCACTCGGCCGTTGCCCGGGCCAGCGGAAACAGGGTGTTCGCCAGCGTCGTCTCTGATATCCGTGAAGCTCTGGCCCACCAATCCGAAACTTTGAACCTCGTCGCTGACCGGCAACACCGCTCGGACGAGGAACACGTCGCCGTGCTCAACGCAATCGAAGCCGGCGACTCCGAAGCCGCAAGCAAAGCGATGGCCGCTCACCTGCAGGCCGTTAGCGTGGCACTGGACACGATCCTCAGCAAATGA
- a CDS encoding L-asparaginase (identified by match to protein family HMM PF06089), translating to MPVPEAPAHNAAPAPATAQHIKTPHHVPLVEVTRDGLVESIHYGSLIALNADGSTAVQAGEPDAPMYPRSSLKPLQAVALLKAGLDIPQDLLALTAASHSGAQMHRDGATEILKLHGLTEAALGNSTDLPYGVAEREEWLRQGNGPTQIAQNCSGKHASMTAVCVINGWPVEEYLHPEHPLQVLVRDTITELTGEEAAAVSTDGCGTPLFAHSLRGMARAYGRLAAADEGTDEGQVAHAMRRYPQMVAGEGRDVTALMRAVPGLLAKDGFEGLQLVGLPNGTGLAVKISDGGDRARMPVTVEVLRRLGVDGGSLDTLQSAPVLGGGLPVGELRAAQIFSN from the coding sequence ATGCCCGTCCCCGAAGCACCGGCCCACAACGCCGCGCCCGCGCCCGCAACGGCGCAGCACATCAAGACGCCCCACCACGTCCCCCTCGTAGAGGTGACCCGCGACGGCCTGGTAGAGAGCATCCATTACGGCTCGCTGATTGCGCTCAACGCCGATGGCAGCACCGCAGTCCAAGCCGGCGAGCCGGATGCCCCCATGTATCCCCGCTCAAGCCTGAAGCCGTTGCAGGCTGTTGCGCTGCTCAAAGCGGGGTTGGATATCCCCCAGGATCTTCTGGCATTGACCGCGGCCAGCCATTCCGGCGCCCAAATGCACCGGGATGGCGCCACCGAGATCCTGAAGCTGCACGGCCTCACCGAAGCGGCCCTCGGTAACAGCACGGACCTCCCCTATGGCGTGGCTGAACGCGAAGAGTGGCTCCGCCAAGGTAACGGCCCAACCCAAATAGCCCAGAATTGCTCCGGCAAGCACGCTTCCATGACGGCCGTCTGCGTCATCAACGGCTGGCCTGTGGAGGAGTACTTGCATCCCGAGCACCCGCTGCAGGTGCTCGTCCGCGACACCATCACGGAACTGACGGGCGAGGAAGCCGCGGCAGTCAGCACTGATGGCTGCGGGACACCGTTGTTCGCCCACTCCCTTCGTGGGATGGCGCGCGCATACGGCCGCCTCGCCGCTGCCGACGAAGGCACGGACGAGGGCCAGGTTGCCCATGCCATGCGCCGATACCCGCAGATGGTGGCCGGCGAAGGCCGCGACGTCACCGCCCTTATGCGGGCCGTCCCGGGCTTGCTGGCGAAGGACGGCTTCGAAGGCCTCCAGCTGGTGGGCCTCCCGAATGGCACCGGACTGGCGGTGAAGATTTCCGACGGCGGCGATCGCGCCCGCATGCCCGTCACCGTTGAGGTACTGCGCCGGTTGGGCGTCGACGGCGGCAGCTTGGACACGCTTCAAAGCGCACCTGTGCTGGGTGGCGGCCTTCCGGTCGGCGAGCTCCGTGCAGCCCAAATTTTCAGCAACTAA